The proteins below come from a single Juglans regia cultivar Chandler chromosome 12, Walnut 2.0, whole genome shotgun sequence genomic window:
- the LOC108994829 gene encoding galactokinase-like isoform X1, whose translation MAKHEELPIPVFSSLEPVYGDGSQLQDAQLRFYDFKSKFLEVFGQPPHVFARSPGRVNLIGEHIDYEGYSVLPMAIRQDTIVAIRKHDEGEAEKVLRIANVSAKYTMCTYPANPDQEINLKDHKWGHYFICGYKGFHEYAKLKGVDVGSTVGLDVLVDGTVPTGSGLSSSAAFVCSSTIAIMAALNVNFPKKEVAQLTCECERHIGTQSGGMDQAISVMAKSGFAELIDFNPIRATDVQLPSGGTFVIAHSLAESQKAVTAATNYNNRVVECRLAAIVLGIKLGMKPEEAVSNVKTLSDVEGLCIKFASSRGSSDPVLTVKEFLKEEPYMAEEIEMVTVEKLPSIFGNSPSSLDVLKAAKHFKLHQRASHVYSEAKRVHAFKDTVASELSEEDKLKKLGDLMNESHYSCSVFYECSCPELEELVNICREHGALGARLTGAGWGGCAVALVKESIVPQFIFNLKERFYQSRIEKGIINKDDLGLYVFASKPSSGAAIFKF comes from the exons ATGGCCAAGCACGAAGAGCTCCCAATCCCCGTCTTCTCATCCCTGGAGCCTGTCTACGGTGACGGCTCCCAGCTACAGGACGCCCAGCTTCGATTCTACGATTTTAAGTCCAAGTTTCTCGAGGTTTTCGGTCAACCTCCTCACGTCTTCGCTCGCTCtccag GGAGGGTGAACTTGATTGGGGAGCACATTGACTATGAAGGCTACTCGGTGCTGCCCATGGCAATACGGCAAGACACGATAGTGGCAATCCGAAAGCACGATGAGGGAGAGGCCGAAAAGGTTCTCAGAATTGCTAATGTCAGTGCTAAGTACACCATGTGTACGTATCCTGCTAATCCTGACCAG GAAATTAACTTGAAGGATCACAAATGGGGCCATTATTTTATTTGCGG GTACAAAGGTTTTCATGAATACGCTAAATTAAAAGGAGTGGATGTAGGTTCAACAGTTGGACTTGATGTTCTAGTGGATGGAACAGTTCCTACAG GATCTGGACTATCAAGCTCTGCAGCGTTTGTTTGCTCTTCCACAATTGCTATAATGGCTGCTTTGAATGTAAACTTTCCGAAG AAAGAAGTTGCCCAGCTTACATGTGAATGTGAACGACACATTGGAACACAATCAGGTGGAATGGATCAG GCAATCTCTGTTATGGCCAAATCTGGATTTGCAGAGTTGATTGATTTCAACCCTATTCGTGCTACTGATGTGCAACTTCCTAGTGGTGGTACTTTTGTCATCGCCCATTCTCTGGCAGAATCTCAGAAAGCAGTCACTGCTGCTACAAACTACAATAACAGGGTTGTTGAATGCCGGTTGGCTGCT ATTGTACTTGGTATAAAGCTGGGAATGAAACCAGAGGAAGCAGTATCAAATGTGAAAACTCTTTCAGATGTTGAAGGGTTGTGCATAAAATTTGCCAGTAGTCGTGGATCTTCTGATCCTGTCCTTACTGTCAAG GAGTTTCTGAAAGAAGAACCATATATGGCTGAAGAGATTGAGATGGTCACTGTGGAAAAGCTGCCATCCATTTTTGGAAATTCTCCATCTTCTTTGGATGTATTGAAAGCTGCCAAACACTTTAAGTTACATCAG CGAGCGTCTCATGTGTATTCCGAGGCCAAGCGAGTACATGCATTCAAGGATACTGTGGCATCAGAGTTAAG TGAGGAGGACAAGCTGAAGAAGCTTGGCGACCTTATGAATGAGAGCCATTACAGCTGCAGTGTTTTTTATGAGTGCAG CTGCCCTGAGCTGGAAGAACTTGTAAATATATGTCGGGAACATGGTGCCCTTGGGGCAAGGCTTACAGGAGCTGGATGGGGTGGTTGTGCTGTCGCTTTAGTGAAAGAGAGCATTGTCCCACAATTCATCTTCAATCTGAAG GAACGGTTCTACCAATCAAGGATTGAAAAAGGGATCATTAACAAGGACGATCTTGGCCTCTATGTTTTTGCTTCCAAGCCATCAAGTGGTGCCGCTATTTTCAAGTTTTAG
- the LOC108994829 gene encoding galactokinase-like isoform X4, whose translation MAKHEELPIPVFSSLEPVYGDGSQLQDAQLRFYDFKSKFLEVFGQPPHVFARSPGRVNLIGEHIDYEGYSVLPMAIRQDTIVAIRKHDEGEAEKVLRIANVSAKYTMCTYPANPDQEINLKDHKWGHYFICGYKGFHEYAKLKGVDVGSTVGLDVLVDGTVPTGSGLSSSAAFVCSSTIAIMAALNVNFPKKEVAQLTCECERHIGTQSGGMDQAISVMAKSGFAELIDFNPIRATDVQLPSGGTFVIAHSLAESQKAVTAATNYNNRVVECRLAAIVLGIKLGMKPEEAVSNVKTLSDVEGLCIKFASSRGSSDPVLTVKEFLKEEPYMAEEIEMVTVEKLPSIFGNSPSSLDVLKAAKHFKLHQRASHVYSEAKRVHAFKDTVASELSEEDKLKKLGDLMNESHYSCSVFYECSCPELEELVNICREHGALGARLTGAGWGGCAVALVKESIVPQFIFNLKERFYQSRIEKGIINKDDLGLYVFASKPSSGAAIFKF comes from the exons ATGGCCAAGCACGAAGAGCTCCCAATCCCCGTCTTCTCATCCCTGGAGCCTGTCTACGGTGACGGCTCCCAGCTACAGGACGCCCAGCTTCGATTCTACGATTTTAAGTCCAAGTTTCTCGAGGTTTTCGGTCAACCTCCTCACGTCTTCGCTCGCTCtccag GGAGGGTGAACTTGATTGGGGAGCACATTGACTATGAAGGCTACTCGGTGCTGCCCATGGCAATACGGCAAGACACGATAGTGGCAATCCGAAAGCACGATGAGGGAGAGGCCGAAAAGGTTCTCAGAATTGCTAATGTCAGTGCTAAGTACACCATGTGTACGTATCCTGCTAATCCTGACCAG GAAATTAACTTGAAGGATCACAAATGGGGCCATTATTTTATTTGCGG GTACAAAGGTTTTCATGAATACGCTAAATTAAAAGGAGTGGATGTAGGTTCAACAGTTGGACTTGATGTTCTAGTGGATGGAACAGTTCCTACAG GATCTGGACTATCAAGCTCTGCAGCGTTTGTTTGCTCTTCCACAATTGCTATAATGGCTGCTTTGAATGTAAACTTTCCGAAG AAAGAAGTTGCCCAGCTTACATGTGAATGTGAACGACACATTGGAACACAATCAGGTGGAATGGATCAG GCAATCTCTGTTATGGCCAAATCTGGATTTGCAGAGTTGATTGATTTCAACCCTATTCGTGCTACTGATGTGCAACTTCCTAGTGGTGGTACTTTTGTCATCGCCCATTCTCTGGCAGAATCTCAGAAAGCAGTCACTGCTGCTACAAACTACAATAACAGGGTTGTTGAATGCCGGTTGGCTGCT ATTGTACTTGGTATAAAGCTGGGAATGAAACCAGAGGAAGCAGTATCAAATGTGAAAACTCTTTCAGATGTTGAAGGGTTGTGCATAAAATTTGCCAGTAGTCGTGGATCTTCTGATCCTGTCCTTACTGTCAAG GAGTTTCTGAAAGAAGAACCATATATGGCTGAAGAGATTGAGATGGTCACTGTGGAAAAGCTGCCATCCATTTTTGGAAATTCTCCATCTTCTTTGGATGTATTGAAAGCTGCCAAACACTTTAAGTTACATCAG CGAGCGTCTCATGTGTATTCCGAGGCCAAGCGAGTACATGCATTCAAGGATACTGTGGCATCAGAGTTAAG TGAGGAGGACAAGCTGAAGAAGCTTGGCGACCTTATGAATGAGAGCCATTACAGCTGCAGTGTTTTTTATGAGTGCAG CTGCCCTGAGCTGGAAGAACTTGTAAATATATGTCGGGAACATGGTGCCCTTGGGGCAAGGCTTACAGGAGCTGGATGGGGTGGTTGTGCTGTCGCTTTAGTGAAAGAGAGCATTGTCCCACAATTCATCTTCAATCTGAAG GAACGGTTCTACCAATCAAGGATTGAAAAAGGGATCATTAACAAGGACGATCTTGGCCTCTATGTTTTTGCTTCCAAGCCATCAAGTGGTGCCGCTATTTTCAAGTTTTA